Proteins encoded by one window of Tolumonas lignilytica:
- a CDS encoding RDD family protein, whose translation MESTIENDDYVQDKFCTLKRRIIAACLDSAALAPFAWFDKYLWNSISNPLTLQIWNIFYTAVIIYYYYYFVARFGQTPGKMASGIKILTSNECEVGPKHAVLRQILFSSFSLIFLTIQLFNLSHGMLTNRALGNHFTLMLFGSPILFLSLLEFITMMCNTKRRSIHDFIADTVVIKFEETKHKNKIKVILLTLFIINLLIQQFIPELNLVTN comes from the coding sequence ATGGAAAGCACAATAGAAAATGATGATTATGTTCAAGATAAATTTTGTACTTTAAAACGACGAATAATAGCAGCATGTCTTGATTCCGCTGCATTGGCTCCTTTTGCATGGTTTGATAAATATCTATGGAATTCAATATCAAATCCTCTGACACTTCAGATTTGGAACATTTTTTATACAGCAGTCATCATTTACTACTATTACTATTTCGTTGCACGATTTGGCCAAACACCAGGGAAAATGGCTTCCGGCATTAAGATACTAACATCTAATGAGTGTGAGGTTGGCCCCAAACATGCGGTCCTTCGTCAAATTTTATTTTCTAGCTTTAGTTTAATATTTTTAACTATACAATTATTTAACTTATCTCATGGCATGCTAACCAATAGAGCATTAGGTAATCATTTTACGCTAATGCTATTCGGATCACCGATTTTATTTTTGTCGCTGCTTGAGTTTATAACGATGATGTGTAATACAAAACGCAGATCAATTCATGATTTTATCGCAGATACAGTCGTTATAAAATTCGAAGAAACAAAACATAAAAACAAAATTAAAGTGATATTATTGACATTATTCATCATAAATCTGCTTATCCAGCAATTTATACCTGAATTAAATTTAGTTACAAATTAG
- a CDS encoding DUF1272 domain-containing protein translates to MLEMRPNCECCDKDLPPEATDALICSFECTFCAACAKDVLHDQCPNCGGELVRRPRRPADKLANNPASIKRIFNPALRNKNT, encoded by the coding sequence ATGCTTGAGATGCGACCAAACTGTGAATGTTGCGATAAAGACTTACCACCTGAAGCAACAGACGCGCTGATTTGTTCATTTGAATGTACATTCTGTGCCGCCTGTGCAAAAGATGTTCTTCATGACCAATGCCCGAATTGTGGTGGTGAATTGGTTCGACGCCCTCGCCGCCCAGCAGATAAACTGGCTAACAATCCGGCTTCGATTAAACGAATTTTTAATCCAGCTCTGCGAAATAAAAACACATAA
- a CDS encoding GNAT family N-acetyltransferase, producing MVDGYSISDNKNKLDIQVIHHFLSHSYWAKDIPIETVQHSIDNSFCVGIYDASGTQVAFARVITDFATFAYLGDVFVVENHRKKGLSKWLVKFIVEHPLLQGLRRLLLVTADAHGLYQQFGFQPITQFENYLSIHNPNIYLNI from the coding sequence ATGGTTGATGGTTATTCCATTTCTGATAACAAAAACAAATTAGATATTCAGGTTATTCATCATTTCCTGAGCCATTCATACTGGGCTAAAGATATCCCAATTGAAACTGTTCAACACTCAATTGATAACTCATTTTGCGTGGGTATTTATGATGCTTCAGGCACCCAAGTTGCCTTTGCCCGAGTCATTACTGATTTCGCTACTTTTGCTTATCTCGGCGATGTTTTTGTCGTTGAAAATCACCGAAAGAAAGGATTAAGTAAGTGGTTAGTTAAGTTCATTGTTGAACATCCATTGCTGCAAGGATTACGTAGATTGTTGCTGGTGACTGCGGATGCACATGGCCTGTATCAACAATTCGGTTTCCAGCCAATTACTCAATTCGAAAACTATCTGAGTATTCATAACCCGAACATTTATTTGAATATCTGA
- a CDS encoding copper-binding protein, whose translation MKNTFVRFAAVAALSLAALSSQAAVDTYKAHGSVLAVNAADQTVTVKQDAVTELGWPARTVTYNADGSNVLKGVTVGQTVDVQFTSSNAFNADAHFVTPVSQ comes from the coding sequence ATGAAAAATACCTTCGTACGTTTTGCTGCTGTTGCTGCATTATCACTGGCTGCACTGTCATCTCAGGCTGCGGTAGACACTTATAAAGCACACGGTTCAGTATTGGCTGTCAATGCAGCAGACCAGACCGTAACTGTAAAACAAGATGCGGTTACGGAACTGGGCTGGCCAGCACGTACCGTCACTTACAATGCCGACGGTAGCAATGTGCTGAAAGGGGTGACTGTGGGTCAGACCGTCGATGTCCAATTTACCTCATCCAATGCTTTCAATGCAGATGCACACTTTGTAACGCCAGTTTCTCAATAA
- a CDS encoding GNAT family N-acetyltransferase yields MSFNLQFPIETTRLIIRPYLAADICEQTEAVLESVSTVGRWLSWCTPDYTVKDAAEWFVICEDALKESAAYTFGLFDKLTNQLLGSITINQLKPDYKIGNIGYWVRESKQGLGYALEAVLAIKQFAFRDLQLLRLEIVAAIDNKPSNRVAIKSGARFEGVDKKRILLKTGYVDANIYAFFASKEPT; encoded by the coding sequence ATGAGTTTTAATTTACAATTTCCTATCGAAACAACTCGCTTAATCATTCGCCCTTACCTTGCTGCTGATATTTGTGAACAAACCGAAGCTGTGCTTGAATCGGTTTCAACTGTTGGACGTTGGCTTTCTTGGTGCACACCCGACTATACCGTCAAAGATGCGGCTGAGTGGTTTGTGATTTGTGAAGATGCATTGAAAGAAAGTGCGGCTTATACATTTGGTTTATTTGATAAGCTAACGAATCAACTGCTTGGTAGCATCACCATCAATCAACTTAAACCAGATTATAAAATCGGTAATATCGGTTATTGGGTGCGTGAATCAAAGCAAGGTTTGGGTTATGCCCTAGAAGCTGTTTTAGCTATCAAACAATTTGCGTTTCGAGACTTGCAGTTACTCCGTTTAGAAATTGTGGCTGCTATCGATAACAAACCAAGCAATCGCGTTGCAATAAAATCGGGCGCCCGATTTGAAGGTGTCGACAAAAAACGGATTTTGCTTAAAACAGGCTATGTTGATGCCAACATCTATGCTTTTTTCGCATCGAAAGAACCGACCTGA
- a CDS encoding antibiotic biosynthesis monooxygenase family protein, with translation MIAKTPTPPYYAVIFTSIRTNIDDGYAITADAMVALAQQQQPGFLGAESARNDIGITVSYWSDLDSIKQWKSNTDHLLAQRLGREKWYKSFKTRIAKVERDYEF, from the coding sequence ATGATTGCGAAAACACCTACTCCACCCTATTACGCAGTGATATTCACATCTATCCGTACAAATATTGACGATGGGTATGCAATCACGGCTGATGCCATGGTCGCTTTAGCCCAACAACAACAACCCGGGTTCCTTGGCGCAGAATCTGCCCGAAATGACATTGGCATTACCGTTTCATACTGGTCTGATCTCGATTCCATTAAACAATGGAAGTCGAACACTGACCACTTATTGGCACAAAGGTTAGGTCGCGAAAAATGGTATAAATCATTTAAAACCCGAATTGCCAAAGTTGAACGTGACTATGAGTTTTAA